The following are encoded in a window of Dioscorea cayenensis subsp. rotundata cultivar TDr96_F1 chromosome 16, TDr96_F1_v2_PseudoChromosome.rev07_lg8_w22 25.fasta, whole genome shotgun sequence genomic DNA:
- the LOC120279073 gene encoding uncharacterized protein LOC120279073: MVMMVGGHLEKLVGSLKSKLKALKTKKKAYDKMDKSESMRVEIRSQRAKKLIAETLKIADSPGHKSYAF; this comes from the coding sequence atggtgatgatggtgggtGGGCATCTGGAGAAGCTTGTGGGCAGCCTCAAGTCCAAGCTGAAGGCCttgaagacaaagaagaaggcATATGATAAGATGGACAAGAGCGAGAGCATGCGGGTGGAGATAAGAAGCCAGAGAGCCAAGAAACTCATTGCTGAGACTCTAAAGATAGCAGACTCTCCTGGCCACAAGAGCTATGCCTTCTAG